A portion of the Kiritimatiellia bacterium genome contains these proteins:
- a CDS encoding glycoside hydrolase: MTTQPRGSSNRQWGLRTGLALLGIGTAAIGAPLDLGLKVLDLSADDTRQTVVDREAGQYLGHVSTVLLEDGRTIFAVYPKGHGKGAIVLKRSTDGGRSWSERLPVPASWATSLETPTIHRVVDAAGRRRLILWSGRYPARLARSDDDGVTWSELEPVGDWGGTVVMGSVVALRDAGHYLAMFHDAGAYFTAGGRATQTFTLYQTISTNGGLSWSVPTSIWSGAEVHLCEPGAIRSPDGGRLAVLLRENRRVRGSHIMFSDDEGVRWSEPVEMPRSRTGDRHTLRYAPDGRIVCVFRAATPEGMRGRPFGVNEDVDKAGQGSPFEGDCVAWVGTWEDLVRGAPGQYYVRLLDNRRGWDTTYPGVEVLPDGTVVVTTYGTWDSGQPPYIRSMRFRLDELDALARRTSARVPDSERRAVAALSSMPSDAGPDSAASGIARWACAAPDGGHARVPAAVCASANRQPAVRRHCQ; encoded by the coding sequence ATGACGACACAACCTCGAGGGAGCTCAAACCGACAGTGGGGGCTGCGAACCGGATTGGCGCTGCTGGGGATCGGCACCGCCGCGATCGGGGCGCCACTCGATCTGGGGCTGAAGGTTCTCGACCTCTCCGCTGACGACACGCGTCAGACGGTGGTGGATCGCGAGGCAGGCCAGTACCTGGGGCACGTTTCGACCGTGCTGCTGGAGGACGGCCGAACGATCTTCGCGGTCTACCCGAAAGGCCATGGAAAAGGGGCGATCGTGCTGAAACGCAGCACCGACGGCGGCCGCAGCTGGAGCGAGCGGCTGCCGGTGCCCGCCTCCTGGGCGACCAGTCTCGAAACGCCGACGATCCACCGCGTCGTGGACGCCGCCGGCCGCCGGCGGCTTATTCTGTGGTCCGGCCGTTATCCAGCACGGCTCGCACGCAGTGACGACGATGGCGTCACTTGGTCCGAACTGGAGCCGGTCGGCGACTGGGGTGGAACGGTGGTGATGGGTTCGGTCGTTGCGCTGCGGGATGCTGGCCACTACCTGGCGATGTTTCATGACGCCGGCGCGTATTTCACCGCAGGCGGCCGCGCAACCCAAACGTTTACGTTGTACCAGACCATCTCCACGAACGGGGGGCTGAGCTGGTCGGTGCCGACCTCGATCTGGAGTGGTGCGGAGGTGCATTTGTGCGAGCCGGGCGCGATCCGCTCGCCCGACGGTGGGCGGCTCGCGGTACTCTTGCGGGAAAACCGCCGCGTGCGTGGCAGCCACATCATGTTTTCGGATGATGAAGGTGTGCGCTGGAGTGAGCCAGTCGAGATGCCGCGCTCACGCACGGGCGACCGCCACACGCTCCGATACGCACCGGACGGCCGGATCGTGTGCGTGTTCCGCGCGGCGACCCCGGAGGGTATGCGCGGCCGGCCCTTCGGCGTCAACGAGGACGTGGACAAGGCCGGCCAGGGCAGTCCGTTCGAGGGCGACTGTGTGGCGTGGGTGGGGACGTGGGAGGACCTGGTCCGCGGCGCGCCCGGTCAGTACTACGTGCGGCTGCTCGACAATCGGAGGGGATGGGACACCACTTATCCCGGTGTCGAGGTGCTGCCGGACGGCACGGTGGTCGTCACCACCTACGGCACCTGGGACAGCGGCCAGCCGCCCTACATCCGGTCCATGCGGTTCCGTCTCGACGAACTCGATGCGCTCGCTCGTCGAACTTCCGCCCGAGTCCCGGATAGCGAGCGCCGCGCCGTCGCTGCATTGTCCTCCATGCCCTCAGACGCCGGCCCGGATTCCGCCGCCTCGGGCATCGCGCGCTGGGCGTGCGCCGCTCCGGACGGCGGGCACGCTCGCGTTCCTGCCGCTGTCTGCGCATCGGCGAATCGCCAGCCGGCTGTCCGCCGCCACTGCCAATAA
- a CDS encoding dihydroorotase yields MNLPRKPTGAAWRLVGGRLLDPASGTDRIDELAIADRHFVPAGDRAARSANVLDVSGRIIAPAFIDLHVHLREPGMEEAETIRSGLWAAAAGGFGAVVSMPNTSPPVDSPALVRRLIETAERVGGPQLWPAACLTRSRAGGEVAEIEALVEAGAVAFTDDGSTVSRDDVMEAAMRRVAAIGSVVLDHAQDHARERLGVAGEGAARRLGVPAIPAEAEISVVERDIRLVRATGCRLHVQHLSTAGGVEALRRARAEGLPVTAEVTPHHLALCEDDIPGDDANYKMNPPLRSERDRAALRSAVLEGVVTCLATDHAPHPAAAKAKGFLTAPFGVIGLETAIGVTWEVLVLGLGMSPLEWVRRWTCGPAAVLRRAPPSLAPGAPAHAVVISLNTEWTVVPARFRSRSRNTPFAGWRLHAKPEMIILDGKVFDLSP; encoded by the coding sequence GTGAACCTGCCGCGCAAACCGACCGGCGCCGCATGGCGTCTTGTGGGCGGCCGGCTGCTGGATCCCGCCAGCGGCACGGACCGCATCGATGAGCTAGCGATTGCGGACCGGCACTTCGTGCCTGCGGGGGACAGGGCGGCCCGGTCTGCGAACGTGCTGGACGTGAGCGGGAGGATCATAGCGCCCGCCTTTATTGATCTGCATGTGCATTTGCGCGAGCCGGGCATGGAGGAGGCTGAAACGATCCGGTCGGGCCTGTGGGCGGCCGCGGCGGGAGGCTTCGGTGCGGTGGTCTCGATGCCGAACACCTCGCCGCCGGTGGACTCCCCCGCGCTGGTCCGGCGGCTGATCGAGACCGCGGAACGGGTGGGTGGCCCGCAGTTGTGGCCGGCTGCGTGTCTGACGCGCAGCCGAGCCGGTGGCGAGGTCGCCGAGATCGAGGCGCTCGTGGAGGCCGGCGCGGTCGCGTTCACCGATGATGGCTCGACAGTCAGTCGAGACGATGTGATGGAGGCCGCAATGCGCCGCGTCGCCGCGATCGGATCGGTTGTGCTCGACCACGCGCAGGACCACGCCCGGGAGAGGCTCGGGGTTGCGGGGGAGGGTGCCGCGCGGCGGCTCGGCGTGCCAGCGATCCCGGCGGAAGCGGAGATCAGCGTTGTCGAGCGCGACATCCGGCTGGTTCGGGCAACGGGCTGTCGGCTGCACGTGCAGCATCTTTCCACCGCCGGCGGTGTGGAGGCGTTGCGGCGAGCCCGGGCGGAAGGTTTGCCCGTCACTGCGGAAGTAACGCCCCACCATTTGGCGCTGTGCGAGGACGATATTCCCGGCGACGACGCGAACTACAAAATGAACCCTCCGCTGCGCTCCGAGCGCGACCGCGCGGCGCTGCGTTCGGCGGTGCTGGAGGGCGTCGTCACCTGCCTGGCGACCGATCACGCGCCCCATCCGGCGGCTGCGAAGGCGAAAGGGTTTCTGACCGCGCCGTTCGGCGTGATCGGGCTTGAGACCGCGATCGGCGTGACCTGGGAAGTGCTGGTGCTCGGCCTGGGGATGAGCCCGCTGGAGTGGGTGCGGCGATGGACGTGCGGCCCGGCGGCGGTGCTTCGCCGAGCGCCGCCGTCGCTGGCGCCCGGCGCGCCGGCGCACGCGGTGGTGATTTCGTTGAATA
- a CDS encoding sugar phosphate isomerase/epimerase has product MKLGVNLLAWTARPGPAHRKLLRAARRAGADGVEVPVMGGRAGDWAAFGRLLKEEGLECTTSTAFTSPDANPADADVRRRRAALDALRSWIECAHALGASVLCGPMYQTLGCFSGRAPTAAELRRASDVLRCAAEDAHAAGVVLAVEPLNRFECHLLNTLAGAAAFVRLVGHPAVGIHFDTFHANIEEKNPAGAVRRYGRAIVHVHCSANDRGVPGDDHVDWIGVFRALKSAGYDGWLVIEAFSRALPQLAAATRVWRDLFGEPGEILRRGLPFVRRAWSRA; this is encoded by the coding sequence ATGAAATTGGGTGTGAATCTGCTCGCATGGACGGCGCGGCCCGGCCCGGCGCACCGCAAGCTGCTGCGCGCGGCGCGGCGGGCCGGCGCCGACGGCGTCGAGGTGCCGGTGATGGGCGGCCGAGCGGGCGACTGGGCTGCGTTCGGCCGGCTGCTGAAGGAGGAGGGGCTGGAATGCACCACCTCGACAGCGTTCACCTCGCCCGATGCCAATCCCGCCGATGCGGACGTTCGCCGGCGCCGCGCCGCGCTTGACGCGCTGCGCAGTTGGATCGAGTGCGCCCACGCGCTCGGCGCCAGCGTGCTCTGCGGTCCCATGTACCAGACGCTCGGCTGTTTCAGCGGCCGCGCGCCTACGGCTGCGGAACTCCGTCGCGCGTCGGACGTGCTGCGATGCGCGGCCGAGGATGCACATGCCGCAGGGGTGGTGCTGGCGGTCGAACCGCTCAACCGGTTTGAGTGTCACCTGCTCAATACGCTCGCCGGTGCGGCCGCCTTTGTGCGGCTGGTGGGGCATCCGGCCGTCGGCATTCACTTCGACACGTTCCACGCGAACATCGAGGAGAAGAACCCCGCCGGCGCGGTGCGTCGCTACGGCCGCGCGATTGTGCATGTTCACTGCAGCGCGAACGACCGCGGAGTGCCGGGCGACGATCACGTGGATTGGATCGGAGTGTTCCGTGCACTCAAGAGCGCGGGCTACGACGGTTGGTTGGTGATCGAAGCGTTCAGTCGCGCACTGCCCCAGCTGGCCGCCGCAACGCGGGTTTGGCGGGATCTCTTCGGGGAACCTGGCGAAATCCTCCGTCGTGGCCTCCCGTTCGTTCGGCGCGCGTGGTCCCGTGCCTGA
- a CDS encoding glycosyltransferase family 2 protein: MNDAAVRADVVAVVLGYNHPDDTIECLASLDASRPLRPALLYVDNGSELAACRRVMEAAQTARVLRLSPNAGVGRGFNAGLRDALARGARYVLLVNNDVVAAPDMVARLVAAAEAAARAGIVVPKIFYHAAPRRVWSAGSWYRRWPPTIVLRRTRGDDDGALDDVRDLEFATFCVALFRRELFEEVGLLDTDFHVFQEDYDLCLRARAAGWSVRYEPAAHVWHKVSLSTRTGSRNPESWRLYGRSEALFARKHPDWPWLTGPVHRAYVTLRILAERKPWGLRPFLQGYREGLRAPLNPPPRPGDPPEDVPEVLRTGNRNGEPADPA; this comes from the coding sequence ATGAATGACGCCGCGGTCCGCGCTGACGTCGTCGCCGTCGTGCTCGGCTACAATCACCCCGACGACACCATCGAATGCCTCGCGAGCCTGGACGCGTCCCGGCCGCTCCGACCCGCCCTGCTCTATGTGGACAACGGCAGCGAGCTGGCCGCCTGTCGGCGCGTGATGGAGGCTGCGCAAACGGCGCGGGTGCTGCGGCTGAGCCCGAATGCGGGCGTCGGGCGCGGCTTCAACGCGGGACTGCGGGACGCGCTCGCGCGCGGCGCACGATACGTGCTGCTCGTCAACAACGATGTGGTCGCCGCGCCGGATATGGTCGCACGGCTCGTTGCCGCGGCGGAGGCGGCGGCGCGCGCCGGCATCGTCGTGCCGAAAATTTTCTATCACGCTGCGCCGCGTCGCGTCTGGTCAGCCGGTTCGTGGTATCGACGGTGGCCACCCACGATCGTATTGCGGCGCACACGCGGGGACGACGACGGCGCGCTGGACGACGTCCGGGATCTCGAGTTCGCCACCTTTTGCGTCGCCCTGTTCCGCCGGGAGCTCTTCGAGGAGGTGGGCCTGCTCGACACGGACTTTCATGTGTTCCAGGAGGACTACGACCTCTGCCTCCGCGCCCGAGCGGCGGGGTGGTCCGTCCGCTACGAGCCCGCCGCGCACGTCTGGCACAAGGTCTCGCTCTCCACCCGCACCGGCTCGCGCAACCCCGAATCTTGGCGACTGTACGGCCGCAGCGAGGCGCTCTTCGCACGGAAGCACCCGGACTGGCCGTGGCTGACCGGGCCGGTGCATCGCGCCTACGTCACGCTGCGCATTCTGGCGGAGCGCAAGCCCTGGGGGCTTCGGCCCTTTCTGCAGGGCTACCGCGAAGGCCTGCGCGCGCCGCTGAATCCCCCTCCTCGCCCCGGTGACCCCCCAGAGGACGTCCCCGAAGTTCTTCGAACAGGAAACCGGAACGGCGAACCAGCAGATCCAGCATGA
- a CDS encoding sugar phosphate isomerase/epimerase: MKVGFHTDAFNSSYKSFEACLGWARDHDVHWIECGLIDGVSWIHGLGYQPHVALYEDPLLLRRTMDRYGVRFSQVDAAFPLSGRDGPLRGVPYVMKAIAWAHQIGCPCVDTTDGLHAPAGLDDEAALALMRGEYEQILEVAEAHGITVNIEPHGYFTTKPHYMERMLAFSSSPCLRMNMDTGNTFIAGQDPVEFLRRFIGRVRHVHVKDVSESLAAATRGQQTGIAVSHCALGEGVNAGNIRRCLELLRDHGYTGVLSIECEGQGGPLLERSLEWLRRTLVDLHIPEET, from the coding sequence ATGAAGGTTGGATTCCACACCGATGCGTTCAACTCGAGCTACAAAAGCTTTGAGGCGTGTCTTGGCTGGGCACGCGACCACGACGTACACTGGATCGAGTGCGGGCTGATCGACGGCGTCAGCTGGATCCACGGCCTCGGCTACCAGCCCCACGTCGCGCTGTACGAGGACCCGCTGCTGCTGCGCCGCACGATGGACCGCTATGGCGTGCGCTTTTCGCAGGTCGACGCCGCGTTCCCGCTTTCCGGACGCGACGGTCCGCTGCGCGGCGTGCCGTACGTGATGAAGGCGATCGCCTGGGCACACCAGATCGGCTGCCCCTGCGTGGACACCACCGATGGCCTCCACGCCCCGGCGGGTCTGGACGACGAGGCGGCGCTCGCGCTAATGCGCGGCGAATACGAGCAGATTCTCGAGGTCGCGGAGGCGCACGGCATCACGGTGAACATCGAGCCTCACGGCTACTTCACCACGAAGCCGCACTACATGGAGCGGATGCTCGCGTTCTCGTCCAGCCCCTGTCTGCGCATGAACATGGACACCGGCAACACGTTCATCGCCGGCCAAGATCCGGTGGAGTTTCTCCGCCGGTTCATCGGCCGCGTCCGCCATGTGCACGTGAAAGATGTCTCCGAATCGCTCGCCGCCGCGACACGGGGGCAGCAGACCGGCATTGCGGTCAGCCACTGCGCGCTCGGCGAGGGCGTGAACGCCGGTAACATCCGACGGTGTCTCGAACTGCTGCGCGATCACGGCTACACCGGCGTGCTGAGCATCGAGTGCGAGGGTCAGGGCGGGCCGCTGCTGGAACGTTCGCTGGAGTGGCTGCGCCGAACACTCGTCGACCTTCACATCCCTGAGGAAACATAA
- a CDS encoding polysaccharide biosynthesis C-terminal domain-containing protein, whose product MGRSAPAWSTSAGWSHSLAVLWGSFGFVALRFLLTPVRIKLLTNLLARQVYGSLMLISTTVAFGALALSFGAFEFVLRRLPGRPRAEQGELLVSVLSGLAAIGAVVVPVGTWALMRWPPRKLSPEIAASALAPPLLVAALLLLLGCVFALLATRRYGAARWLQILASDLWFLPVALLAAAGRAGPREVMWAWVLWVWAATGAALVLCAPLVLRTGARVSAERLREWLAFGLPLMPMVLGDWLFRLVDQYVLLAVRDAHTLAAYALAVNIAMVGYFAGTAALDLLIAEFHRRRNIAPDPAAPPSAELREVVAAMVRTALVIGIATAAVLLGAGDALVRVLSSAAYDDAAALLQWTALMPLAFMLVLIAARLQAALGRSRWVGVWTLAAAALAFGLNLALTPRWGGAGAAAATTLALVVLAAVLGGPLCAHGWLDPVALRPGRVGAAALVSAVALATWQLARIATGPAVQLLVAATIAAGAPLATGALRRADLALLAGAPENRGHE is encoded by the coding sequence ATGGGCCGCTCTGCTCCAGCTTGGTCGACTTCTGCCGGTTGGTCGCATTCGCTCGCGGTGCTCTGGGGATCGTTCGGTTTTGTCGCGCTGCGGTTTCTGCTGACGCCGGTCCGAATCAAGCTGTTGACCAATCTGCTGGCGAGGCAGGTGTACGGCAGCCTCATGCTGATCAGCACCACCGTCGCGTTCGGGGCGCTGGCGCTCTCGTTCGGCGCCTTTGAGTTTGTGCTGCGCCGGCTGCCGGGGCGGCCGCGCGCGGAACAGGGGGAGCTGCTGGTGTCGGTGCTGTCGGGTCTGGCCGCGATAGGTGCGGTCGTCGTGCCGGTTGGCACATGGGCACTGATGCGCTGGCCACCGCGAAAGCTCTCGCCCGAGATCGCCGCCAGCGCGCTGGCCCCGCCGTTGCTGGTGGCCGCGTTGCTGCTGCTGCTCGGTTGTGTGTTCGCGCTGTTGGCCACCCGCCGCTACGGCGCGGCGCGCTGGCTGCAGATTTTGGCTTCGGATCTGTGGTTCCTGCCCGTCGCGCTGCTGGCGGCGGCGGGTCGCGCGGGCCCGCGCGAGGTGATGTGGGCGTGGGTGCTGTGGGTATGGGCGGCCACCGGCGCCGCGTTGGTGCTCTGCGCACCGCTGGTCCTGCGTACAGGCGCGAGGGTGTCGGCCGAGCGTCTTCGCGAGTGGTTGGCGTTCGGTCTGCCGCTGATGCCGATGGTGCTGGGTGATTGGCTTTTTCGACTCGTGGACCAGTACGTGCTGCTCGCGGTCCGCGACGCGCACACGCTGGCCGCGTACGCGCTGGCGGTGAACATCGCGATGGTGGGCTACTTCGCGGGCACCGCAGCGCTGGATCTGCTGATCGCGGAGTTTCACCGGCGCCGGAACATAGCGCCCGATCCCGCCGCTCCGCCGTCCGCAGAGCTGCGCGAGGTCGTCGCCGCCATGGTGCGCACCGCGCTGGTGATCGGCATCGCGACCGCCGCGGTGTTGCTGGGCGCGGGCGACGCTCTGGTTCGAGTGCTCAGCTCCGCCGCTTACGACGATGCGGCGGCGTTGCTGCAATGGACCGCACTGATGCCGCTTGCGTTCATGCTGGTGTTGATTGCGGCCCGGCTCCAGGCCGCACTGGGCCGGTCACGGTGGGTGGGCGTGTGGACGCTCGCCGCGGCCGCGCTCGCATTCGGGCTGAACCTCGCGTTGACGCCGCGGTGGGGCGGTGCAGGCGCCGCCGCAGCAACCACGCTGGCGCTCGTGGTGCTCGCGGCCGTGCTCGGCGGTCCGCTCTGCGCTCATGGCTGGCTTGATCCCGTCGCGCTGCGGCCGGGCCGGGTCGGCGCCGCGGCACTCGTGTCGGCGGTTGCGCTCGCCACCTGGCAGCTGGCCCGCATCGCCACCGGACCGGCGGTCCAGCTCCTGGTCGCCGCCACCATCGCCGCGGGCGCACCCCTGGCCACCGGCGCGCTGCGCCGCGCCGATCTTGCCCTCCTGGCCGGCGCCCCCGAGAATCGCGGCCATGAATGA
- a CDS encoding right-handed parallel beta-helix repeat-containing protein, whose amino-acid sequence MPSARLSCLIFLMLAALSSAADPTLYVAPDGRDDRSGRSPAEAVATPARALELARALRAAEPDRATPLVIAIAEGLYELPAPLELSPADSGTAAAPLVIEAAPGGRPVLSGGRRLVSWNVLSNGWWQLDVRPLRPFAQLYVNGQRRFRPALPRGGYFHLAAQAPEGQLSTAIPFRQDQVRPEWIGPGVEVLLFHVPFNWSASRLPVVGVEAEGHWLTTTGRMWTSAAPGSRYRLDNVQAALGEPGDWFYDPQTSALTYVPLVGESPATTVAVVPQLPVLLKLRGDPAGRPVEHVVIRGLTFAHSSWTLPADGYSFCQAEAICDAALQLSDAREVVIERCDFRHLGGYAIEAGDGCADVVIRDCDMTDLGAGGVKLGTIRPERPANRCVVRNCRIEGGGRVHPAAVGVFIGHSASNIVEHNEISDFYYTGISLGWTWSTNANPAHHNRIAMNHIFQIGQGVLSDMGGIYTLGRQPGTVLVGNRIHDVSRDRYGGWGIYLDEGSSQMLVESNLAYRTQDAPFHTHAARENRLIANVFALGTNAAMQFSNKPRLGPFELRRNVWLALVPRLVERDHEPKDDVLFERNLYWCAAGAVEFPGGLDLARWRAREPDAEVNDPGFCNPVADDYSFAPNSPAAARIGPEPPWRRAGLLQPRPRPALPPVPRAFPPAHVSPPPPLSLREGFERLTVGQPWFGMIASSASPRESALITEETAAAGRRSLEFRDGPSTAPGREYDPHLHLMVQGYSNGVVQAGMDLRWDNGAMPMFELRDALPRYREGPYVLIHRDGTVESGGSNLFTVAAGEWVRYDVFVPVGSRRTGTYRLEVRRSGAGAPQVYDALPIADSFQAVHWFGIIAHGTNECRFFVDNVTLCIEPPGER is encoded by the coding sequence ATGCCCAGTGCTCGTCTTTCTTGCCTGATATTCTTGATGTTGGCCGCGCTCTCGTCGGCGGCGGACCCCACCCTCTATGTGGCCCCCGACGGGCGCGATGACCGCTCCGGCCGTTCACCCGCCGAGGCGGTTGCGACGCCGGCGCGCGCCCTCGAACTGGCGCGCGCGCTGCGCGCCGCGGAGCCCGATCGCGCCACGCCGCTCGTGATCGCCATCGCGGAGGGCCTCTACGAGCTGCCCGCGCCGTTGGAGCTGAGCCCGGCCGACTCAGGTACCGCCGCCGCGCCGCTGGTGATTGAGGCTGCGCCCGGTGGCCGGCCAGTGCTGAGCGGCGGCCGGCGACTGGTCAGCTGGAACGTGCTCTCCAACGGTTGGTGGCAGCTCGACGTTCGGCCGCTGCGGCCATTCGCACAGCTGTACGTCAACGGACAACGCCGGTTCCGCCCCGCGCTGCCGCGCGGCGGGTATTTTCACCTCGCCGCGCAAGCGCCTGAAGGGCAGCTCTCCACAGCCATTCCTTTTCGTCAAGATCAGGTGCGGCCGGAATGGATCGGTCCCGGCGTCGAGGTGTTGCTGTTCCATGTGCCGTTCAATTGGAGCGCCTCCCGGCTACCAGTGGTCGGCGTGGAGGCGGAGGGACACTGGCTCACCACGACCGGCCGGATGTGGACCTCCGCAGCGCCGGGCAGTCGGTATCGGCTCGACAACGTGCAGGCCGCGCTCGGCGAGCCCGGCGACTGGTTCTACGACCCTCAGACCAGCGCGCTCACGTACGTGCCGCTGGTTGGCGAATCGCCGGCAACCACCGTCGCGGTCGTGCCGCAGCTCCCAGTCCTGCTGAAACTCCGGGGCGACCCCGCTGGCCGGCCGGTGGAACACGTGGTGATCCGGGGGCTCACCTTTGCACACTCATCGTGGACGCTGCCCGCGGACGGTTACTCCTTCTGCCAGGCCGAGGCGATCTGTGACGCGGCACTGCAGCTCAGCGATGCGCGGGAAGTCGTGATCGAACGCTGCGATTTTCGTCACCTTGGGGGCTACGCGATCGAGGCGGGCGACGGCTGCGCCGATGTGGTTATTCGCGACTGCGACATGACCGACCTGGGCGCTGGTGGCGTCAAACTTGGCACGATCCGACCGGAGCGGCCGGCCAACCGTTGCGTGGTCCGCAACTGCCGAATCGAGGGGGGCGGCCGCGTGCATCCGGCCGCGGTCGGTGTCTTCATCGGCCACTCGGCCAGCAACATTGTTGAGCACAACGAAATTTCGGACTTCTACTACACCGGCATTTCGCTCGGGTGGACCTGGAGCACCAACGCAAATCCGGCACATCACAACCGCATCGCGATGAACCACATCTTCCAGATCGGGCAGGGTGTGCTGAGCGACATGGGCGGCATCTACACGCTCGGCCGCCAGCCGGGAACGGTGCTGGTCGGCAACCGGATCCATGACGTGTCGCGAGACCGGTACGGCGGTTGGGGCATCTACCTGGACGAAGGCAGCTCGCAGATGCTGGTCGAGAGTAACCTCGCCTATCGCACGCAGGACGCGCCGTTCCACACGCACGCGGCGCGGGAGAACCGGCTGATCGCGAACGTCTTCGCGCTCGGCACCAACGCGGCGATGCAGTTTTCCAACAAGCCGCGGCTGGGCCCCTTTGAACTGCGTCGGAACGTCTGGCTTGCGCTGGTCCCGCGGCTGGTCGAGCGGGACCATGAGCCGAAGGATGATGTTCTTTTCGAACGCAATCTCTACTGGTGCGCGGCCGGCGCGGTGGAGTTTCCCGGGGGTCTGGATCTGGCGCGCTGGCGCGCCCGTGAGCCGGACGCGGAGGTCAACGATCCCGGCTTCTGCAACCCGGTGGCCGACGACTACTCGTTTGCGCCCAACTCACCGGCCGCCGCGCGGATCGGGCCTGAACCGCCCTGGCGCCGGGCGGGACTGCTCCAGCCACGCCCGCGGCCCGCACTGCCGCCGGTGCCGCGCGCATTTCCGCCCGCCCACGTCTCGCCGCCGCCGCCACTGTCGCTCCGGGAAGGTTTTGAGCGCTTGACGGTGGGCCAGCCGTGGTTCGGCATGATTGCCAGCTCCGCCTCCCCCCGAGAGTCCGCACTCATCACCGAGGAAACCGCCGCCGCCGGCCGCCGCAGCCTCGAGTTCCGCGACGGCCCCTCCACAGCGCCGGGCCGCGAGTATGATCCGCACCTTCACCTGATGGTGCAGGGCTACTCGAACGGCGTCGTGCAGGCCGGCATGGACCTGCGATGGGACAACGGCGCGATGCCGATGTTCGAGCTGCGCGACGCGTTGCCGCGCTATCGCGAAGGCCCCTATGTGCTGATCCACCGCGACGGCACCGTCGAATCGGGCGGCTCGAATCTGTTCACCGTCGCCGCCGGCGAATGGGTGCGGTACGACGTGTTCGTGCCGGTCGGGTCGCGACGCACCGGCACCTATCGCCTCGAAGTCCGCCGCAGCGGCGCCGGCGCGCCGCAGGTGTATGATGCGCTCCCGATCGCCGACTCATTCCAGGCAGTCCACTGGTTCGGCATCATCGCGCACGGCACGAATGAATGCCGGTTCTTTGTCGACAACGTCACGCTCTGCATTGAGCCACCCGGCGAGCGCTAA